From Heliomicrobium gestii, one genomic window encodes:
- a CDS encoding plasmid pRiA4b ORF-3 family protein: MKAYQIKIELKDSSPSIWRRVIIPADVTFKRLHDTIQFAMDWQDYHLYEFDIPQEQLRITNDEEAYEQFKYYSTKFKSKELPKAKDKREFISRVLERTIRKPQSVKIDKYLETYKELEYVYDFGDYWRHRVTFENVLEDYPYGYPQIIDGEGACPPEDVGGIGGYANFLEAWSDAQHPDHEAMRSWGEVQRYREFNIHEKNDLFKCCLKLKKTTRGQ, from the coding sequence ATGAAAGCATATCAGATTAAAATCGAATTGAAAGATTCCAGTCCTTCAATCTGGAGAAGGGTGATCATCCCAGCTGATGTTACATTCAAACGCCTGCACGATACGATTCAATTTGCGATGGATTGGCAAGATTATCATCTCTATGAGTTTGATATTCCGCAAGAACAGTTACGGATTACGAATGACGAAGAAGCCTATGAGCAATTTAAATACTATTCGACAAAATTCAAGTCAAAAGAATTGCCGAAAGCTAAAGATAAAAGAGAGTTTATCTCCAGGGTGTTAGAAAGGACGATCAGAAAACCCCAGTCGGTAAAAATCGATAAGTACTTAGAAACATACAAAGAACTTGAATACGTGTACGATTTTGGGGATTATTGGCGACATAGAGTGACCTTTGAGAATGTCCTGGAGGATTATCCCTATGGCTACCCTCAGATTATTGATGGTGAAGGAGCCTGTCCTCCGGAAGATGTGGGAGGCATAGGCGGCTATGCAAATTTTTTGGAAGCCTGGAGTGATGCTCAGCATCCCGATCATGAAGCGATGAGAAGCTGGGGAGAAGTGCAGCGGTACAGAGAATTTAATATCCATGAGAAAAACGATCTATTTAAGTGTTGTTTAAAACTAAAGAAAACAACGCGAGGTCAGTGA